A genome region from Jeongeupia sp. HS-3 includes the following:
- a CDS encoding PepSY-associated TM helix domain-containing protein yields MSGGFFRYLRRRRPKPVTPPYRQTGFVALPVLKTGRLVAVLTRWHRLLALPAGVAVLLWGLTGVMHPIMSALSPQAQRPTPAAPLPAGLKPVVPALTGPARELRLTTFAGRPAWQWLALDGAQRHWADAQTGREIVDADRIEAERLARAFAGDSSSPITRITPITAFGGDYPAMNKILPVWRVEFDRGDGLTAFVDTGEARLSTLTNDSKRVLMGAFVLLHSWAWASEPLRLAGITTLLGCGLLTVLGGLALWLSRRRAGTLKPGQQRLRRWHRGLGVAVGIAGVMLIVSGLVHLYFARAPSPTPAAPVPGVMPPLAEVPDGVARLSAVNVGGRGLWLAAPAGGARPTAEHQHHQADAASTLPRYWDGANWTDVDVAQRHARELAQRAGAPSDAAATISLVTQFGGEYGFFQKRLPVYRVDYAVPGKPAYYLEPATGAFSVRIDNRDRLEGYVFAYLHKWHWLDGLGKTARDLILAGFAAANVAAAALGLTLWWRRRDARRR; encoded by the coding sequence ATGAGCGGCGGCTTCTTCCGCTACCTGCGCCGGCGCCGGCCGAAACCGGTGACGCCACCGTACCGGCAAACGGGCTTCGTCGCGCTGCCGGTACTCAAGACCGGGCGGCTCGTCGCGGTGCTGACGCGCTGGCACCGGCTGCTGGCGCTGCCGGCCGGTGTCGCGGTGCTGCTGTGGGGGCTGACCGGGGTGATGCATCCGATCATGTCGGCCTTGTCGCCGCAAGCGCAGCGGCCGACGCCGGCCGCGCCGCTGCCGGCCGGGCTCAAACCGGTGGTGCCAGCCTTGACTGGCCCGGCGCGCGAGCTGCGACTGACGACATTTGCCGGCCGCCCCGCGTGGCAGTGGCTCGCGCTCGACGGGGCGCAGCGACATTGGGCCGATGCACAAACCGGCCGCGAGATCGTCGATGCCGACCGGATCGAAGCCGAGCGGCTGGCGCGCGCCTTTGCCGGCGATTCGTCCAGCCCCATCACGCGGATCACGCCGATCACCGCCTTCGGCGGCGATTACCCGGCGATGAACAAGATCCTGCCGGTGTGGCGGGTCGAGTTCGACCGGGGTGATGGCCTGACGGCGTTTGTCGATACCGGTGAGGCGCGGCTGTCGACCTTGACCAATGACAGCAAGCGGGTGCTGATGGGCGCTTTCGTGCTGTTGCACAGCTGGGCGTGGGCGAGCGAGCCGCTGCGTCTAGCCGGCATCACCACCTTGCTCGGTTGTGGCCTGCTGACCGTGCTCGGCGGGCTGGCGCTGTGGCTGAGCCGTCGACGCGCCGGGACGCTGAAACCCGGACAGCAGCGGCTGCGGCGCTGGCACCGTGGCCTCGGTGTTGCCGTGGGCATCGCCGGGGTGATGCTGATAGTCAGCGGGCTGGTACATCTGTACTTCGCCCGTGCCCCATCACCAACCCCGGCGGCACCGGTGCCGGGGGTAATGCCGCCATTGGCCGAGGTGCCCGACGGCGTGGCGAGATTGAGCGCCGTCAATGTCGGCGGCCGGGGCCTGTGGTTGGCCGCGCCGGCGGGGGGCGCAAGGCCGACGGCCGAGCATCAGCACCATCAGGCCGATGCCGCGAGCACGCTGCCACGCTACTGGGACGGTGCGAACTGGACCGATGTTGACGTAGCGCAGCGGCATGCGCGGGAACTGGCACAGCGGGCTGGCGCGCCGAGCGATGCGGCGGCTACCATCTCCCTGGTGACGCAGTTCGGCGGCGAGTACGGTTTTTTCCAGAAGCGCCTGCCGGTTTACCGCGTCGACTATGCCGTGCCGGGGAAGCCGGCCTATTACCTTGAGCCGGCGACCGGTGCGTTCTCGGTTCGCATCGACAACCGCGACCGACTGGAAGGATACGTGTTCGCCTACTTGCATAAATGGCACTGGCTCGACGGGCTGGGCAAGACCGCGCGGGATCTCATCCTGGCCGGCTTTGCCGCCGCCAATGTCGCCGCCGCGGCACTCGGGCTGACGCTGTGGTGGCGCCGCCGCGACGCCCGCAGGCGCTAG
- a CDS encoding TonB-dependent receptor, with translation MNQPIQPVALAFAIAAACSYANETPLLDEVVVSGSREAAPLKETAAAIGKVDAKTIADTKPTSISQLLDTVPGVLMPDLGNEQHSMAIRQPISTRPLYQYLEDGIPIRPVGVFNHNATYEINLDGEDSVEVMRGPASSLYGSNAVGGAVNFISRAPSSTPGGDIALRGSNQGYSRIDAGITGGNDVLASRLTAYRSWQRDGWQDYSDADKTSATLRSDLTLSDTAYLKTLFSYNKLDTDMPGSLNPSDYNNRPGYSYQTFTYRNVEAMRAYAQLIGNWNDGGETTASVYWRHNNTDQLPSYLIFNTGPSTASGRTTENFFSSVGVDARHRQDWGPLRLIGGVTLEESPNDQGEWNLAVQRDPASGRYLGYQQTTRRRDYHVDLRNAALYGEAQWAINTAWRATAGLRWDRVGYDYRNNLTPSATTGAASQAQDFSHASPKLGLTWQMSEALSSYASYSQGFTPPEVGQLFSSLAVPDLKPATYDNVEIGVRAQLPYKTALELALYQLDGEDEIVNFSSQPGRSEPRNAGSTRHRGIELGLSGAVAEAWQWRLSGSYAQHEYRDYQATPALNFAGKTMAQAPNWFGNAALAWLPFEKARLALEVQYVGPYWMNDANTVRYDGHTLLNLRANWGFHRGWEAWASVINLGDKRYAESASSTYSGVGVYSPNAQDTYTPGAPRTALIGVRYAFGGEVAK, from the coding sequence ATGAACCAGCCCATCCAACCGGTGGCGCTCGCCTTCGCGATCGCTGCCGCGTGCTCGTACGCCAATGAAACGCCGCTGCTCGACGAAGTCGTCGTCTCCGGCTCGCGCGAAGCGGCGCCGCTAAAAGAAACCGCCGCCGCGATCGGCAAGGTCGACGCCAAAACCATCGCCGACACCAAGCCGACGTCGATCAGCCAGCTGCTCGACACCGTACCCGGCGTGCTGATGCCCGATCTCGGTAACGAGCAGCACAGCATGGCGATCCGCCAGCCGATTTCGACCCGGCCCTTGTATCAATATCTCGAAGACGGCATCCCGATCCGCCCGGTGGGCGTGTTCAACCACAACGCCACCTACGAAATCAACCTGGACGGCGAGGACAGCGTCGAGGTGATGCGCGGCCCGGCGTCCAGCCTGTACGGCAGCAACGCCGTCGGCGGCGCGGTCAATTTCATCAGTCGCGCGCCCAGCAGTACGCCTGGTGGCGACATCGCCTTGCGCGGCTCGAACCAGGGTTACAGCCGCATCGACGCCGGCATTACCGGCGGCAACGACGTGCTCGCCAGCCGGCTGACCGCGTACCGCAGCTGGCAGCGCGACGGCTGGCAGGACTACAGCGACGCCGACAAAACCTCGGCGACGCTGCGCAGCGACCTGACGCTGTCGGATACGGCGTATCTGAAAACGCTGTTCAGTTACAACAAGCTCGATACCGACATGCCGGGCAGCCTGAATCCGTCCGATTACAACAACCGCCCCGGCTACAGTTACCAGACCTTCACCTACCGCAACGTCGAGGCGATGCGCGCCTATGCGCAGCTGATTGGCAACTGGAACGACGGTGGCGAAACCACAGCCAGCGTCTACTGGCGCCACAACAACACCGATCAATTGCCGAGCTATCTGATCTTCAACACCGGCCCAAGCACCGCGTCGGGGCGAACCACCGAGAACTTCTTCAGCTCGGTTGGCGTCGATGCGCGGCACCGGCAGGATTGGGGGCCGTTGCGGCTGATCGGCGGCGTCACCTTGGAAGAAAGCCCCAATGATCAGGGCGAGTGGAATCTGGCGGTGCAGCGCGATCCGGCCAGCGGCCGCTATCTGGGCTACCAGCAGACAACGCGGCGGCGCGATTACCACGTCGACCTGCGCAACGCCGCGCTCTATGGCGAGGCGCAGTGGGCGATCAATACCGCGTGGCGCGCAACCGCCGGGCTGCGCTGGGACCGCGTCGGCTACGATTATCGCAACAACCTGACGCCGAGCGCGACCACCGGCGCGGCCAGCCAGGCGCAGGATTTTTCTCATGCCTCGCCCAAGCTCGGGCTGACGTGGCAGATGAGCGAGGCGCTCAGCAGCTACGCCAGCTACAGCCAGGGCTTCACGCCGCCCGAGGTCGGCCAGTTGTTCTCGTCGCTGGCGGTGCCCGACCTGAAGCCGGCGACGTACGACAACGTCGAGATCGGCGTGCGCGCGCAGCTACCGTACAAGACCGCGCTCGAGCTGGCGCTGTACCAGCTCGACGGCGAGGACGAGATCGTCAATTTCAGCAGCCAGCCGGGCCGCTCCGAGCCGCGCAATGCCGGCAGCACGCGGCATCGCGGCATCGAGCTTGGCTTGTCGGGCGCTGTGGCCGAGGCGTGGCAATGGCGGCTGTCGGGCAGCTACGCCCAGCACGAGTACCGCGATTATCAGGCGACGCCGGCGTTGAACTTCGCCGGCAAGACCATGGCGCAGGCGCCGAACTGGTTCGGCAATGCCGCGCTGGCATGGCTGCCGTTTGAAAAGGCGCGGCTCGCGCTCGAAGTCCAGTATGTCGGCCCGTACTGGATGAACGACGCCAATACGGTGCGTTACGACGGTCACACGCTGCTGAATCTGCGCGCCAACTGGGGTTTTCATCGCGGCTGGGAGGCGTGGGCGAGCGTGATCAACCTGGGCGACAAGCGTTACGCCGAATCGGCGTCGTCGACGTACAGCGGCGTCGGCGTGTACAGCCCGAACGCGCAGGACACCTACACGCCGGGCGCACCGCGCACCGCGCTCATCGGGGTGCGCTACGCCTTCGGCGGCGAGGTGGCGAAATGA
- a CDS encoding DUF2946 family protein has protein sequence MLSLRRLPRLLLVILSGLPVRISLARFLRLGRVPALIALVLQLALPFVHAQAMASGAVTVALCAPGGEIRQVVIAGKDQPVKSAIACPVCAVMAAQALPPPVPTFTLPLVALIAVTPALVAALWPAPARRVWAHAPRAPPILL, from the coding sequence TTGCTGTCGCTGCGACGGCTGCCTAGACTCCTGCTCGTCATCCTCTCCGGTTTGCCCGTGCGCATCTCGCTCGCCCGTTTCCTCCGTCTTGGCCGTGTGCCGGCGCTGATCGCGCTGGTGCTGCAGCTCGCGCTGCCGTTCGTGCACGCGCAGGCGATGGCGAGCGGCGCGGTCACCGTGGCGCTGTGCGCACCGGGCGGCGAGATCCGCCAGGTCGTGATCGCCGGCAAGGACCAGCCGGTCAAGTCGGCCATCGCCTGCCCGGTTTGCGCGGTCATGGCGGCGCAGGCACTGCCGCCACCGGTACCGACATTCACGCTGCCGCTGGTCGCGCTGATCGCGGTGACACCGGCGCTCGTCGCCGCGTTATGGCCGGCACCGGCGCGGCGCGTCTGGGCGCACGCGCCGCGCGCGCCACCCATCCTGCTCTGA
- the tkt gene encoding transketolase, giving the protein MANRAELANAIRALAMDAVQKANSGHPGMPMGMAEIALALWGEGEMRFNPQNPHWANRDRFILSNGHGSMLQYALLHLTGYDVSIDDLKNFRQLHSKTPGHPEYGYTVGVETTTGPLGQGITNAVGFALAEKLLAREFNKPGFDIVNHHTYCFLGDGCLMEGISHEAAALAGTWGLGKLVAFWDDNGISIDGHVEGWFTDNTPGRFEAYGWHVIRPIDGHDVDAVKKAIEEAKAVTDKPTLICCKTIIGKGSPNKANSHDSHGAPLGDAEIRATRDSIGWLYEPFEVPAQVYAAWDKKEAGEKWEAEWNRLFKEYAEVHPDLAAEFKRRNAGELPATWSKVVADAIAEANAKAETIATRKASQNALSAYVPHLPEMLGGSADLTGSNLTNWKGSTPLKRVGNELVGDHISYGVREFGMAAIMNGTQLHGGWRPYGATFLMFSEYARNALRMAALMKIPTLFVFTHDSIGLGEDGPTHQAVEQTATLRLIPNMNVWRPADTVETLVAWADAIEQKATPSTLIFTRQNLQFQSRTDAQIADIKKGGYVLRDAADAKVVLIATGSELDLIVKAAEVLAAEGIAARVVSMPSTNVFDKQDKAYQASVLPAGVPRLAVEAGVTDGWRKYVGLEGDVIGLDHFGESAPAGELFKLFGFTVDNVVARAKALLK; this is encoded by the coding sequence ATGGCCAACCGCGCCGAACTTGCCAATGCCATTCGCGCTCTCGCGATGGACGCAGTGCAAAAAGCCAACTCTGGTCACCCTGGCATGCCAATGGGCATGGCCGAAATCGCGTTGGCACTGTGGGGCGAAGGCGAAATGCGCTTCAACCCGCAAAACCCGCACTGGGCCAACCGCGACCGTTTCATCCTCTCCAACGGTCACGGTTCGATGCTGCAATACGCGCTGTTGCACCTGACCGGCTACGACGTGTCGATCGACGATCTGAAGAATTTCCGTCAGTTGCATAGCAAGACCCCGGGTCACCCGGAGTACGGCTACACCGTCGGTGTCGAAACCACCACCGGCCCGCTGGGTCAGGGCATCACCAACGCCGTCGGCTTCGCGCTCGCTGAAAAGCTGCTGGCGCGCGAGTTCAACAAGCCGGGCTTTGACATCGTCAATCACCATACCTACTGCTTCCTCGGCGACGGCTGCCTGATGGAAGGCATCAGCCACGAAGCCGCCGCGCTCGCCGGCACTTGGGGCTTGGGCAAGCTGGTGGCGTTCTGGGACGACAATGGCATCTCGATCGACGGCCATGTTGAAGGCTGGTTCACCGACAATACGCCGGGCCGTTTTGAAGCCTATGGCTGGCATGTGATCCGCCCGATCGACGGCCACGATGTCGACGCGGTGAAGAAGGCGATCGAAGAAGCCAAGGCCGTCACCGACAAGCCGACGCTGATCTGCTGCAAGACCATCATCGGCAAGGGCAGCCCGAACAAGGCCAATAGCCACGATTCGCACGGCGCGCCGCTGGGTGATGCTGAAATCCGCGCGACCCGCGACAGCATCGGCTGGTTGTACGAACCGTTCGAAGTCCCGGCGCAGGTCTACGCCGCCTGGGACAAGAAAGAAGCCGGCGAGAAGTGGGAAGCCGAGTGGAATCGGCTGTTCAAGGAATACGCCGAGGTTCATCCGGATCTGGCTGCCGAGTTCAAGCGCCGCAACGCAGGCGAATTGCCGGCGACGTGGAGCAAGGTCGTCGCCGATGCAATCGCCGAGGCCAATGCCAAGGCCGAAACCATCGCCACCCGCAAGGCCAGCCAGAACGCGCTGTCGGCCTATGTGCCACACCTGCCGGAAATGCTCGGCGGCTCGGCCGATCTGACCGGCTCGAACCTGACCAACTGGAAGGGCAGTACGCCACTGAAGCGCGTTGGCAACGAACTCGTTGGCGACCATATCAGCTACGGCGTGCGTGAATTCGGCATGGCCGCGATCATGAACGGCACGCAGCTGCATGGCGGCTGGCGTCCGTACGGCGCGACCTTCCTGATGTTCAGCGAATACGCCCGCAACGCGCTGCGCATGGCCGCGCTGATGAAGATTCCGACCCTGTTCGTGTTCACCCACGACTCGATCGGTCTCGGTGAAGACGGCCCGACCCACCAGGCCGTCGAACAGACCGCAACGCTGCGGCTGATCCCGAACATGAACGTCTGGCGTCCGGCCGATACCGTCGAAACGCTGGTGGCCTGGGCCGATGCGATCGAGCAGAAGGCCACGCCGTCGACGCTGATCTTCACCCGCCAGAACCTGCAGTTCCAGTCGCGGACCGACGCGCAAATCGCCGACATCAAGAAGGGCGGTTATGTGCTGCGCGATGCGGCGGATGCCAAGGTGGTGCTGATCGCAACCGGCTCCGAGCTGGACCTGATCGTCAAGGCCGCCGAAGTGCTGGCCGCTGAAGGCATTGCCGCTCGCGTGGTGTCGATGCCGTCGACCAACGTCTTCGACAAGCAGGACAAGGCCTACCAGGCATCGGTACTGCCGGCCGGCGTGCCGCGTCTGGCGGTCGAGGCTGGCGTGACCGACGGCTGGCGCAAGTATGTCGGCCTCGAAGGCGACGTGATCGGTCTGGATCACTTCGGTGAATCGGCACCGGCCGGCGAGCTGTTCAAGCTGTTCGGCTTCACCGTCGACAACGTCGTGGCACGTGCCAAGGCGCTGCTGAAGTAA
- the gpmA gene encoding 2,3-diphosphoglycerate-dependent phosphoglycerate mutase: MSTLILLRHGESTWNRENRFTGWHDVDLTELGAEQARDAGRKLKAAGIHPDLAFTSVLKRAIRTLWLALDEMDRMWLPTEKDWRLNERHYGGLTGLNKAETAARHGDAQVLIWRRSFDVPPPALAADDPRVGHGDPKFAAIPDAELPLTESLQDTIARVMPYWHAAIAPQLKAGKTVLISAHGNSLRGLIKHLEGISDQAIVGVEIPNGEPIVYTLDDGLKVVAKTTL; encoded by the coding sequence ATGTCCACCCTCATCCTCTTGCGTCACGGCGAATCAACCTGGAACCGCGAAAACCGCTTTACCGGTTGGCATGACGTCGATCTGACCGAGCTCGGCGCCGAACAGGCGCGCGATGCCGGCCGCAAACTCAAGGCCGCCGGCATCCACCCGGACCTCGCCTTCACCTCGGTACTCAAACGCGCCATCCGCACGCTGTGGCTGGCGCTGGATGAAATGGACCGGATGTGGCTGCCGACCGAGAAGGACTGGCGCTTGAACGAGCGTCACTACGGCGGGCTCACCGGCCTGAACAAGGCCGAGACCGCCGCCCGGCACGGCGATGCACAGGTGCTGATCTGGCGCCGCAGCTTCGACGTGCCGCCACCGGCGCTTGCCGCCGACGACCCGCGCGTCGGGCACGGTGATCCGAAATTCGCCGCCATCCCCGATGCCGAGCTGCCGCTGACCGAATCGCTGCAGGACACCATCGCCCGAGTCATGCCGTACTGGCATGCGGCGATCGCACCGCAGCTCAAGGCCGGCAAGACGGTGCTGATCTCGGCGCACGGCAATTCCCTGCGCGGGCTGATCAAGCACCTGGAGGGGATTTCCGACCAGGCCATCGTCGGCGTCGAAATTCCCAATGGCGAACCCATCGTTTACACGCTCGACGACGGGCTCAAGGTCGTCGCCAAAACCACGCTGTAG